A stretch of Roseovarius sp. M141 DNA encodes these proteins:
- a CDS encoding flagellar biosynthetic protein FliQ, giving the protein MQSEVIFYDTLRQGLWVAVMISVPILTVALLAGLTVGLLQALTSIQEMTLTFVPKLAAIVAVFWISMGFMTTTLVSFFQDRLIPLIIGG; this is encoded by the coding sequence ATGCAAAGCGAAGTGATTTTCTACGACACCCTGCGTCAGGGATTGTGGGTGGCTGTGATGATCTCGGTCCCGATCCTGACGGTCGCCCTGTTGGCGGGGCTGACCGTGGGCCTGCTTCAGGCGCTCACCTCAATTCAGGAAATGACCCTGACCTTCGTTCCGAAACTGGCGGCCATCGTTGCCGTTTTCTGGATCTCGATGGGATTTATGACCACGACGCTCGTGTCGTTCTTTCAGGATCGGTTGATCCCGCTCATCATAGGAGGCTGA
- the fliE gene encoding flagellar hook-basal body complex protein FliE, which yields MELSALGAASKYTAARPATDPKDGADGPVQLAANLARDFAATLQDSEQLAKSAMTGGADPHALVQALAQTELAVETAISVRDKVVEAYQEILRMPV from the coding sequence ATGGAACTCAGTGCCCTTGGCGCCGCCAGCAAATACACCGCCGCCCGTCCCGCGACCGATCCCAAGGATGGCGCGGACGGTCCTGTCCAACTGGCCGCCAACCTCGCCCGCGATTTCGCTGCGACCCTGCAAGACAGCGAACAACTGGCCAAATCCGCGATGACCGGTGGGGCTGATCCACATGCGCTTGTCCAGGCCCTCGCCCAGACCGAACTCGCCGTCGAGACAGCCATCAGCGTGCGTGACAAGGTGGTCGAAGCCTATCAGGAAATCCTGCGGATGCCGGTCTAG
- the flgC gene encoding flagellar basal body rod protein FlgC — protein MSDFSDSLSLSSSGLKAQAARLRHVSENIANSDTPGYRRKSVAFETVMGGTTPGAVETGRVHLDKSELERIHDPSHPMADESGNYAGSNVELIIEIADAREAQRSYEANLKMFDQARQMSSSLMDLLRR, from the coding sequence ATGAGCGACTTTTCCGATTCTCTTTCCCTGTCCTCGTCCGGCCTCAAGGCGCAGGCCGCCCGCTTGCGGCATGTTTCCGAGAACATCGCCAACAGCGATACCCCCGGATATCGGCGCAAATCCGTTGCATTCGAAACAGTCATGGGCGGTACGACGCCCGGCGCCGTCGAAACGGGGCGTGTGCATCTGGACAAAAGCGAGTTGGAGCGGATCCACGACCCATCTCACCCAATGGCCGACGAGAGTGGCAACTATGCAGGCTCGAACGTCGAATTGATTATAGAAATTGCAGACGCGCGCGAAGCACAGCGCAGCTATGAGGCCAACCTGAAAATGTTCGATCAGGCGCGGCAGATGTCGTCCAGCCTGATGGACCTTCTGCGCCGTTGA
- a CDS encoding FlgB family protein, producing the protein MFEKLQIFRMAHAMAQHAGARQSVLARNMANADTPGYKARDIAPFAQTYKAGDGFAARTTRPGHIGDSAGGYAVEMRDAASTETDPNGNSVSLEQEMLKAVDVKRQHDRSLAIYKSALTVLRSATGRR; encoded by the coding sequence ATGTTTGAGAAGCTGCAAATTTTTCGCATGGCCCACGCCATGGCCCAGCACGCCGGCGCACGGCAATCTGTGCTGGCGCGCAATATGGCGAATGCGGACACCCCCGGATACAAGGCCCGCGATATCGCGCCCTTTGCCCAGACATATAAGGCCGGGGACGGGTTCGCCGCCCGCACCACGCGTCCGGGGCATATTGGCGATAGCGCGGGCGGCTACGCGGTGGAAATGCGCGACGCTGCCAGTACCGAGACCGACCCAAACGGCAATTCCGTCTCGCTCGAGCAGGAAATGCTCAAGGCCGTCGATGTCAAACGGCAGCATGATCGCTCGCTGGCGATCTACAAGTCAGCCCTCACCGTTCTGCGCAGTGCAACCGGGCGCCGTTAA
- a CDS encoding FliI/YscN family ATPase → MSTNDLECLGAEIAGLHAVHAIGRVSAVAGATLEIAGLSVAARLGDRLCVRRRDGSELSGEVLGLAQDHVVMLPDDAPTGVSLGDRVSLQDAATIAPSNGWIGRIIDPYGRSIDGRPLMRGAVSRALRADPPPPAQRNSLGDRLETGTAVFNTFLPIVRGQRIGLFAGSGVGKSSLLASLGRNMQADVVVFAMIGERGRELREFAENVLGPEGMARSVIVAATSDQSPLVRRRCAWTAMAVAEHFRDQGLDVLLLADSITRFAEAHREVATAAGEMPSLRGYPASTAHMIMSLCERAGPGGEGQGSITGIFSVLVAGSDMDEPVADILRGVLDGHVVMDRDIAERGRYPAINLLRSVSRSLPRAASDAENDLLRQARALLGAYDRSETMIRAGLYAHGSDPELDRAIRAWPDLDRFLAEIEAGTTKDSFDRLALILRRASAAPSQGQKLHTGVGMRPAK, encoded by the coding sequence ATGAGCACAAATGATCTGGAGTGTCTTGGCGCGGAGATCGCGGGCTTGCACGCCGTCCATGCGATCGGAAGGGTAAGTGCCGTTGCGGGCGCTACGCTGGAAATCGCTGGTTTGTCGGTGGCGGCGCGATTGGGTGACAGGCTGTGTGTGCGGCGGCGCGACGGGTCTGAGCTGTCTGGTGAGGTGCTGGGACTGGCGCAAGACCATGTCGTCATGCTGCCCGACGACGCGCCGACGGGGGTATCCTTGGGCGATCGTGTGTCGTTGCAGGATGCCGCAACGATTGCGCCGTCGAATGGATGGATCGGCCGCATAATCGACCCCTACGGGCGATCAATCGACGGCCGTCCTCTGATGCGCGGAGCCGTGTCGCGCGCCTTGCGCGCTGATCCGCCGCCGCCTGCACAGCGTAATTCCCTGGGTGACCGGTTGGAGACCGGAACCGCAGTGTTCAACACGTTCCTGCCTATCGTTCGCGGCCAGAGGATTGGCCTTTTTGCCGGATCCGGTGTGGGGAAATCCAGCCTTTTGGCCAGTTTGGGCCGCAATATGCAGGCCGATGTCGTCGTTTTCGCAATGATTGGCGAGCGGGGGCGAGAACTGCGCGAATTTGCTGAAAATGTCTTGGGGCCCGAAGGCATGGCCCGGTCCGTGATCGTCGCCGCCACATCGGATCAATCACCGTTGGTGCGCCGCCGATGCGCATGGACCGCAATGGCCGTGGCCGAGCATTTTCGCGACCAAGGACTGGACGTCTTGCTCCTGGCCGATTCGATCACCCGGTTTGCCGAGGCGCATCGCGAGGTCGCAACCGCCGCCGGAGAAATGCCCAGCTTGCGCGGCTATCCTGCATCAACCGCGCATATGATCATGTCGCTTTGCGAACGGGCAGGCCCAGGGGGCGAAGGTCAGGGCAGTATTACCGGTATTTTCAGCGTCCTGGTAGCCGGATCTGATATGGATGAGCCTGTGGCGGATATTCTGCGCGGTGTCTTGGATGGCCATGTCGTCATGGATCGCGACATCGCCGAGCGTGGGCGATATCCCGCAATCAATCTATTGCGCTCGGTCTCACGCAGCCTGCCGCGTGCGGCCTCGGATGCGGAGAATGATCTGCTTCGTCAGGCGCGCGCGCTTTTGGGGGCATACGACCGCTCCGAGACCATGATTCGCGCAGGCCTGTATGCGCACGGCAGTGATCCCGAACTGGATAGGGCAATTCGGGCCTGGCCTGATCTTGACCGTTTTTTAGCGGAAATCGAAGCCGGAACGACAAAGGACAGCTTCGACCGTTTGGCGCTGATTCTACGACGTGCGTCAGCTGCGCCGTCACAGGGGCAAAAATTGCATACGGGCGTCGGTATGCGCCCGGCTAAATAG
- a CDS encoding DUF1217 domain-containing protein, with translation MRVALGAFGLSDDLNSNAFVRKILEGGTQDTDALANKLSDVRYREFSKAFGYGNIGGARTGSSSWARGITARFRQLEFEVAVGNQDQSMRLAMDAKRNMPDIAKQTGTDETRWFKIMGNPPMRQVFETALGLPPSFAQADLDTQVAEFSDRAKRQLGLDSLSALSDTAIQDAVIERFLIRDQIKAFQVQSAGSVALTLLQSAPRLF, from the coding sequence TTGCGGGTTGCGCTCGGTGCGTTTGGACTAAGCGACGATCTGAATAGCAATGCGTTCGTTCGCAAGATTTTGGAGGGCGGGACACAAGACACCGACGCGCTTGCCAACAAGCTTTCGGATGTTCGATACCGCGAATTCTCCAAAGCGTTCGGCTATGGCAATATCGGCGGCGCGCGCACCGGCAGTTCGTCTTGGGCACGTGGCATTACAGCACGATTTCGGCAGCTGGAATTCGAGGTCGCTGTCGGTAATCAGGACCAAAGCATGCGTCTGGCGATGGATGCCAAGCGCAACATGCCAGATATCGCCAAGCAAACCGGCACGGATGAAACACGCTGGTTCAAAATCATGGGCAACCCCCCGATGCGTCAAGTATTTGAGACAGCGCTCGGCCTCCCACCGAGTTTTGCCCAAGCCGATCTAGACACACAAGTTGCCGAGTTTTCAGATCGCGCCAAACGGCAATTGGGCTTGGATAGCCTCAGCGCCTTATCGGACACTGCCATTCAGGATGCGGTGATCGAACGCTTTCTGATACGTGATCAAATCAAGGCATTTCAGGTTCAATCCGCCGGGTCCGTTGCCCTCACACTCTTGCAGAGCGCGCCACGACTTTTCTGA
- the flbT gene encoding flagellar biosynthesis repressor FlbT, whose amino-acid sequence MSGLVLKLGPKERVLINGAVIENGDKRSRLSVVTPEANILRLRDAIHPEHATTPVRRVCYAAQLVLSGDADPDDARLPLLRRIEELSQILTDADSRSHLAQATQSVLDGQFYQCLKSLRNLLGREDRLLARHAS is encoded by the coding sequence ATGAGCGGCCTTGTCCTCAAGCTCGGGCCAAAAGAGCGTGTTTTGATAAACGGCGCCGTGATTGAAAATGGCGACAAGCGATCGCGCCTTTCGGTTGTCACCCCCGAAGCGAACATTTTGCGCCTCCGCGACGCGATACACCCGGAACACGCCACGACGCCCGTCCGGCGTGTCTGTTATGCCGCGCAGTTGGTTCTGTCAGGGGATGCTGATCCCGATGACGCCCGCCTGCCCCTCCTGCGTCGCATAGAGGAACTGAGCCAGATCCTGACCGATGCCGACAGCCGTAGTCACTTGGCGCAAGCGACCCAATCGGTTCTGGACGGTCAATTTTATCAATGCCTGAAATCGTTGCGTAATCTACTTGGACGCGAGGATAGGCTGCTCGCTCGACACGCATCATGA
- the flaF gene encoding flagellar biosynthesis regulator FlaF, whose translation MNAIRQAQNAYGQTNHSIRTLRGTEYDAVARITHRLKSAAESEPLDMKELAGAILDNRSMWTLFGTEVADQDNPLPKELRARIFYLAEFTDEHSRKVLNRTASADALIEINTAVMRGLRDRSDAT comes from the coding sequence GTGAACGCGATTCGCCAAGCGCAGAATGCCTATGGACAGACCAATCACTCGATTCGGACCCTACGCGGGACGGAATATGACGCAGTAGCGCGCATTACTCACCGTCTGAAATCAGCCGCCGAAAGCGAGCCGCTGGACATGAAAGAGCTGGCCGGAGCAATTCTCGACAATCGCAGCATGTGGACTCTTTTCGGTACAGAAGTCGCCGATCAGGACAATCCTCTGCCCAAGGAATTGCGCGCGCGCATCTTCTATCTTGCAGAGTTTACCGATGAACACAGCCGAAAGGTGCTGAACCGCACCGCAAGCGCAGATGCACTGATAGAAATCAACACCGCCGTCATGCGCGGCCTTCGTGACAGGAGTGACGCGACATGA
- a CDS encoding flagellin, translating to MSSILTNNSAMVALQTLKSVNNNLGKTQDMISTGKEIGKAKDNSAIWAISKVMESDVSGFKAISKSLALGESTVAVASAGAEQITNILKDMKEKVVAATGENVDYAKLTADVDEMKAQITSIIGASQFNGANLLDSSVAATGITVLSSIDRDNAGAVAASNITVDSVDFTANLVLTDVLVDSAANAETSITALEAHIQTAVDGAAALGASAKRISDQGDFVSKLTDAMKSGIGALVDADMEATSARLQALQVQQQLSTQSLSIANQAPQAILSLFR from the coding sequence ATGTCCAGCATTCTGACAAACAACAGCGCAATGGTTGCATTGCAAACCCTGAAATCAGTCAACAACAACCTGGGCAAGACTCAGGACATGATCTCAACCGGCAAGGAAATCGGCAAAGCCAAGGATAACTCGGCCATCTGGGCGATTTCAAAGGTGATGGAATCCGATGTCAGCGGTTTCAAGGCGATTTCGAAATCTCTGGCGTTGGGCGAATCAACCGTGGCCGTGGCCTCAGCCGGTGCCGAACAGATCACCAATATCCTGAAGGATATGAAGGAAAAAGTGGTCGCCGCAACCGGCGAAAACGTCGACTACGCCAAACTCACTGCGGACGTGGATGAGATGAAGGCGCAGATCACGTCAATCATTGGCGCGTCGCAGTTTAATGGTGCGAATCTGCTCGACTCCAGTGTCGCTGCGACCGGCATTACTGTCCTCTCGTCTATTGACCGCGACAACGCCGGTGCGGTTGCCGCCAGCAACATCACTGTCGATTCGGTTGATTTCACAGCCAACTTGGTTCTGACTGATGTATTGGTCGACAGCGCAGCAAACGCCGAAACGTCGATCACGGCGCTTGAGGCCCATATCCAGACCGCAGTCGATGGGGCCGCAGCCTTGGGTGCGTCAGCCAAGCGTATCTCCGACCAGGGTGACTTCGTCTCGAAGCTGACGGACGCCATGAAATCCGGCATCGGCGCCCTCGTCGACGCCGATATGGAGGCAACGTCGGCCCGCCTGCAGGCCCTTCAGGTCCAGCAGCAGTTGTCGACGCAATCGCTGTCAATTGCCAATCAGGCACCACAGGCGATCCTGTCGCTGTTCCGCTGA
- a CDS encoding flagellar protein FlgN: MLDGDLEAISALLQRKEALIDQLNTQAPQSREDMLDLKGKLARNQELLDGALQGIRKVAARMAAVRRIRRNLETYDKSGRKSEVPGIIEHKMEKRA, translated from the coding sequence TTGCTGGACGGCGACCTTGAGGCAATTTCTGCACTTCTCCAGCGCAAGGAAGCTTTGATTGATCAGTTGAACACGCAAGCGCCACAATCGCGCGAGGACATGTTGGACCTGAAGGGAAAGCTCGCCCGAAATCAGGAATTACTGGACGGTGCGCTACAAGGCATCCGCAAGGTCGCCGCGCGCATGGCAGCCGTTCGCAGGATTCGCCGCAACCTTGAAACCTATGACAAAAGCGGTCGCAAATCCGAGGTTCCCGGCATCATCGAACACAAGATGGAAAAGCGCGCCTGA
- a CDS encoding rod-binding protein, with protein MLKSAGFGKNANFSGGIGEEQFASFQRQALADEMVKAGGLGLADAFYQSMMEASYDK; from the coding sequence ATGTTGAAATCCGCTGGATTTGGCAAAAATGCAAATTTTTCTGGCGGCATTGGCGAGGAACAATTTGCATCCTTTCAAAGGCAGGCCCTGGCCGACGAAATGGTCAAGGCTGGGGGGCTGGGCCTCGCCGATGCCTTTTACCAATCAATGATGGAGGCGTCCTATGACAAATGA
- a CDS encoding flagellar hook-length control protein FliK, with translation MLGFLSTFNPSSARSGLGAAPDGTVKGSEPQKATKAVKGADSTDFQAAFAKANTTRPGMADVSQQKAVGDSLARGESASAVQDGLEIDEADSLDPPDPDQEEVADDVAQAGQMNCELGEPAFFTTTPGGPAQYADDTRGDSDLGQDASRLISVSPSNSSAEMGGVAHGGASQTALPQQDQIVSSPQAVLRGNADRTRSVSDWRTADLLPVVNAGTPPVKLDATITALPISTRDGPTIADEITAPGGAIAGLPFGAQSSEDVPLPDRSSATNDASPRAVRTTAPDMMRSLAPAPPEPVVAAFATDSAESEEGGGSAIIVNDPAISGDPRPAPTTTAELRMPAVAGGSTPQMARHIAIQLSEAAGKALDKPSDLTLSPSELGRVRITLTPGDGGMVVSVSAERQETLDLMRRHIDILDQEFRDLGYGGTDFTFSREGSEARNAGVDQSGDPSHADEVLNTGTVGFLSQSAPGVTTDRLDIRL, from the coding sequence ATGCTCGGCTTTCTATCGACATTCAATCCGTCCTCAGCCCGGTCGGGGCTTGGTGCGGCGCCTGATGGGACCGTGAAAGGCAGCGAGCCGCAGAAGGCTACCAAAGCTGTAAAAGGGGCAGATTCCACCGATTTCCAAGCGGCTTTTGCGAAAGCCAATACGACGCGTCCGGGGATGGCTGATGTATCCCAGCAGAAAGCGGTGGGCGACAGCCTGGCGCGGGGCGAATCGGCTTCGGCTGTGCAGGACGGCTTGGAAATTGATGAAGCGGATTCACTGGATCCCCCTGATCCTGACCAGGAAGAGGTGGCCGATGATGTAGCTCAGGCAGGCCAGATGAATTGCGAATTGGGTGAACCTGCATTTTTCACAACGACGCCGGGCGGCCCAGCCCAGTATGCTGATGATACACGCGGTGACAGTGATTTAGGGCAGGATGCGTCTAGATTGATTTCCGTGAGTCCCAGTAACAGCAGTGCGGAAATGGGCGGGGTGGCACATGGTGGCGCGTCTCAGACAGCTCTGCCTCAGCAAGATCAGATTGTTTCATCGCCGCAGGCTGTTCTTCGCGGCAATGCAGATAGAACCCGGTCGGTGTCTGACTGGCGCACGGCTGACCTCTTACCTGTCGTAAATGCCGGCACTCCTCCTGTAAAATTGGACGCCACCATCACGGCGCTGCCGATTTCAACCCGCGATGGACCGACCATTGCCGACGAAATCACGGCCCCGGGCGGTGCGATCGCAGGCCTGCCGTTTGGGGCGCAGTCGTCAGAAGATGTCCCATTGCCTGACAGGAGCAGTGCGACGAATGATGCAAGCCCCCGTGCGGTGAGGACTACGGCGCCGGACATGATGCGTAGTCTGGCACCCGCGCCGCCGGAGCCAGTGGTTGCTGCCTTTGCTACGGACTCGGCAGAGAGCGAAGAGGGCGGGGGATCAGCTATCATTGTGAATGACCCGGCGATATCCGGCGATCCACGTCCTGCGCCGACTACGACCGCCGAGCTGCGTATGCCCGCGGTGGCAGGCGGAAGCACTCCGCAGATGGCGCGCCATATTGCAATCCAACTCTCCGAAGCCGCCGGGAAGGCTCTAGACAAGCCATCGGACCTGACATTGAGCCCATCCGAGTTGGGCCGTGTCCGAATCACTCTGACGCCGGGTGATGGCGGCATGGTGGTGAGCGTAAGTGCCGAACGACAGGAGACTCTGGACCTCATGCGCCGCCACATAGACATATTGGATCAGGAGTTCCGCGATCTTGGCTATGGCGGGACCGACTTCACCTTTTCCAGGGAGGGAAGCGAGGCGCGCAATGCCGGAGTGGACCAATCTGGTGACCCCTCGCATGCGGATGAGGTTTTGAACACCGGCACCGTGGGTTTCCTTTCGCAGAGCGCGCCTGGCGTGACCACTGACCGTCTTGATATTCGCCTTTGA
- a CDS encoding flagellar hook capping FlgD N-terminal domain-containing protein, with translation MDITSPTTGAATPSASSGNPASAVAEAGTTLNSDFETFLKMLTAQMKNQDPLNPVDSTEFASQLAAFSTVEQQVMTNDLLTGLGQQLGVLGMGQLQGWVGMTARAEMPVVFDGSPVSLTYTALPGADLAQMMVRDSSGSIVQQQGVPIAGGDFVWKGLGEDGTPLPAGTYSISVDSFQGQDVLGSTPVQSQARIIEAQLSGGSTLLVMEGGQRVLAADILGLRHPA, from the coding sequence ATGGACATCACCTCCCCCACTACCGGCGCCGCTACACCCAGCGCTTCGAGCGGCAATCCTGCGTCCGCCGTCGCAGAGGCCGGGACGACGTTAAATTCGGATTTTGAGACATTTCTCAAGATGTTGACGGCGCAGATGAAGAATCAGGACCCGCTAAACCCAGTTGACTCGACTGAATTCGCATCGCAACTCGCCGCATTCTCGACGGTCGAACAGCAGGTGATGACAAACGATCTGTTGACGGGTCTTGGCCAGCAACTGGGTGTGCTTGGCATGGGGCAATTGCAGGGGTGGGTTGGCATGACAGCGCGGGCCGAGATGCCAGTTGTCTTCGACGGATCGCCCGTATCGCTGACGTATACTGCATTGCCTGGCGCGGACCTTGCCCAGATGATGGTGCGCGATTCCAGCGGCAGCATTGTCCAGCAACAGGGCGTGCCGATCGCGGGTGGTGATTTTGTCTGGAAGGGTCTGGGTGAAGACGGCACACCGCTGCCCGCAGGCACATATTCGATTTCAGTCGATTCATTTCAGGGGCAGGACGTTCTGGGATCAACGCCGGTCCAAAGTCAGGCGCGAATCATTGAGGCGCAACTATCGGGTGGTTCCACACTTCTTGTAATGGAAGGGGGGCAACGCGTATTGGCGGCTGATATTCTCGGGTTGCGCCACCCTGCATAA
- a CDS encoding YjbF family lipoprotein has product MSVMNAVRGVALGLACLTMIAGCSNAPDDQVTAGTFTKSILKGRKATPAPSAQRIAADVAKALAATDAPLILLVIPERQAVTVMQKLEQNRGYDTYGTADRRTVTLRGGMVSATRGLGNDIMSSDIEAVRALVSTRQAGTAQRVTRYLDGEDLTIAEVRACTVRITETNARITHVSETCKGDGTDFTNTYQVTADGLITQSRQWHSPSAQYLTIQKLR; this is encoded by the coding sequence ATGAGCGTCATGAATGCGGTGCGCGGTGTTGCCCTAGGACTCGCCTGCCTGACGATGATCGCGGGCTGTTCGAACGCGCCCGACGATCAGGTGACGGCGGGCACATTTACCAAGTCGATCCTGAAAGGACGCAAAGCCACGCCCGCCCCCAGCGCGCAGCGAATCGCCGCTGATGTAGCCAAGGCGCTGGCGGCAACCGACGCGCCCCTGATACTGCTCGTGATTCCCGAACGGCAGGCCGTCACCGTCATGCAAAAGCTGGAGCAGAACCGCGGCTACGACACCTACGGCACGGCAGACCGGCGTACTGTGACCCTACGTGGCGGGATGGTGTCGGCCACACGCGGTTTGGGCAACGATATCATGTCTTCCGATATCGAAGCGGTGCGCGCCCTCGTCTCTACCCGGCAGGCCGGTACGGCGCAGCGCGTGACGCGTTATCTGGATGGCGAAGACTTGACCATTGCCGAGGTTCGCGCATGCACCGTGCGTATCACCGAAACGAACGCCCGGATCACCCATGTCAGTGAAACCTGCAAGGGCGATGGTACTGATTTCACCAACACGTATCAGGTGACGGCAGACGGCCTAATCACACAATCGCGGCAATGGCACAGCCCATCAGCTCAATACCTGACAATCCAGAAGCTGCGCTGA